DNA sequence from the Gemmatimonadota bacterium genome:
ACGGCCGACCCCGACGTGGCCGCGACCGCGGCGGCAGCTGGCGTCGACCGAATCTTCGTGGACCTCGAGGAGCGCGGTAAGGCCCTGCGCCAGGCGGGTCGGGACACGGTCATCAGCGGCCACACGCTGGAGGACGTATCCCGCGTCCGCGAGCGCGTCCCCGCCGGATCGCTCCTGGTCAGGATCAACCCGCCCCACGCCGGTACCGCCGAAGAGGTGGAGTCGGCGCTCGCCGCGGGCGCCGACATCCTCATGCTGCCGATGTTCGAGTCGGTGGGCGAGGTAGTGTCTACGGCCGCCTGCATCGGTGGACGAGTAGCCTTCGTACCCCTCGTGGAAACCGCCGCCGCGCTGCGGGCCGTACCGGATGTCGTGGCTGTACCGGGGGTCTCCGAGCTGTACATCGGACTCAACGACCTGCACTTCTCGCTCGGGCGAGACTTCCTGTTCGAGCCCCTCGCCGAGGGACTGCTGGACGCCGTTGCGGCGGCGTGCGCACAAGCCGGCGTGCCCTTCGGGTTCGGTGGCGTCGCGCGCGTGGGTCAGGGCGACCTGCCCGCGGAGTGGATTCTGGGCGAGCACGTGCGGTTGGGCTCGACCGCCGTCATCCTGTCGCGCGCGTTCACGCACGGCGCGGACGGCGGCCACATTCCGGGCGATGGATCCGCGCTTCGCCGCGAGCTGGACCGGCTCCGGGAAGTCGAGGCCGAGCTCCGGCGGCGCACGCCGCAGGAGGTGAGCGGCAACCGTCGTCGGCTTGTCCGCCGAGTCAACGAGCTGGCGCGCGCGGCGCGCCCCAGCCCCGGCTGATATGTGCGGCATCTACGGCGCGTACGATCCTGAGGGACCGCCACCGGACGGGCGGGTGCTGGACGCGATGGGGCGTTCCATTTCGCACCGGGGCCCCGACGACCGGGGCGTGTTCCTGGGCGATCGGTGCGCGCTCGGCAACGAAAGACTGTCGGTCATCGACCCGCTGGGAGGACACCAGCCCTTCGCATCCGC
Encoded proteins:
- a CDS encoding aldolase/citrate lyase family protein, whose amino-acid sequence is TADPDVAATAAAAGVDRIFVDLEERGKALRQAGRDTVISGHTLEDVSRVRERVPAGSLLVRINPPHAGTAEEVESALAAGADILMLPMFESVGEVVSTAACIGGRVAFVPLVETAAALRAVPDVVAVPGVSELYIGLNDLHFSLGRDFLFEPLAEGLLDAVAAACAQAGVPFGFGGVARVGQGDLPAEWILGEHVRLGSTAVILSRAFTHGADGGHIPGDGSALRRELDRLREVEAELRRRTPQEVSGNRRRLVRRVNELARAARPSPG